One window of Eisenibacter elegans DSM 3317 genomic DNA carries:
- a CDS encoding DUF2147 domain-containing protein — protein sequence MKQAMYVFFIAVLLGFHSLHAQSNPDAIVGEWVNEAGDAKFKIYKASNSKYYGKVIWGTGGESKDVNNPDPKLRSREVVGLVILNNFTFEGKDKWGSGTIYDPKNGKTYSCMLTLKSGNKLDVRGYVGVSLFGRTETWTKIN from the coding sequence ATGAAACAGGCAATGTATGTATTTTTTATCGCCGTGTTGTTGGGCTTTCATTCGCTCCACGCGCAGTCAAACCCTGATGCCATTGTGGGCGAATGGGTCAACGAAGCAGGAGATGCCAAGTTTAAGATTTACAAGGCATCTAACTCGAAGTATTACGGCAAAGTGATTTGGGGAACAGGCGGTGAAAGCAAAGATGTCAATAACCCTGACCCCAAACTCAGAAGCCGTGAAGTAGTGGGTCTGGTGATTCTCAATAATTTTACCTTTGAGGGTAAAGACAAATGGGGCAGTGGCACTATCTACGACCCCAAAAATGGCAAGACCTACTCCTGTATGCTCACGCTCAAATCGGGCAACAAACTGGATGTGAGGGGCTATGTCGGGGTCTCGCTCTTCGGCAGAACCGAAACCTGGACAAAAATCAATTGA
- a CDS encoding efflux RND transporter permease subunit, giving the protein MNITQFSVKNYQFTLVMFLMVAVVGLVTMLTMPRAEDPQINPPTYPIVVVYPGTSPQDMEELVVKPIENKIYELENIDRIVTVIEDGIAIIRAEFKYGVNVDNKYQEVVREVNVLQNELPEDIFSIEIRKVDPSDVNILQVALVSENASYRQLKKEAENLKNQLEKVVDLKKVKVSGVPDEEVRIDLQLDKLAEYNIPLNTVLGSIQSEALNIPGGSLTANTKTFNVKTSGKFDNIDQIANIVVSSANGKAILLQEVATIDFRNAQEKHLTRLNGRRCVLVNAAQKVGSNIASTQAKYEPIVANFETTLPPNIKLYKHFDQADNVAKRLSGLGTDFMIAIVLVLFTLAPLGFRASLVVMIAIPLSLALGLVGLNAFGISLNQLSIVGLVVSLGLLVDDSIVVVENIERWLRDGYERKEAAIKATAQITIPVLGTTATLVIAFLPLVFLPGGPGEFVRGLPLAVITSVMASSLVSLTLVPFLASNFLKEHQNPEGNIFLRLLKGAIGATYSKVMKVALRNPVFTLGLAFGMFVGSLALFPVIGFKLFPTSEKPIFLMNIKMPLQTSLQESSRIAKMVEDSLSKHPLITHFTSNVGKGNPQIYYNVPQQEEKFDFAQVFIQLAQDTKPVAKTQLINSLRTQFADFPYAKVEVKDFEQGPPIEAPISIRVIGDNLDTLRNLSFEVEKILRTHTGSLYVNNELNTLKTDIKINLNREKARTLGVFSAEVDKTIRLAVAGLQMGTYTDQEGEEYNITVNGPKDKFATLASLNNLFVNNAVGTAIPLSQIASIDFETSPTNINHFNKNRFVKITSSTQKGVLANDVLKEVIPQLDALNMPKGYSYKLAGEAESEGDAFGGSFVTVILLTLFLFIAVLILQFKTFKGMLIVLSVIPLGVIGGVSLLWLTGNPMSFIAIIGFIGLAGIEVKNSILLVDFTNQLRQEGVALNTAIEQAGELRFLPVVLTSLTAIGGLIPLAVNPNPQISPLAIVLIGGLISSTILSRIVTPVMYKLIPPKITQAAPPLG; this is encoded by the coding sequence ATGAATATCACCCAATTTTCAGTCAAAAACTATCAGTTCACCCTCGTGATGTTCTTGATGGTGGCCGTGGTAGGTTTGGTTACGATGCTGACGATGCCTAGGGCCGAAGACCCACAAATCAACCCGCCTACCTACCCCATCGTGGTGGTGTATCCGGGCACTAGCCCCCAAGATATGGAAGAGCTGGTTGTAAAGCCTATCGAAAACAAAATCTATGAGCTGGAAAATATCGACCGCATCGTTACGGTCATCGAAGATGGGATTGCCATCATCCGGGCGGAGTTTAAGTATGGGGTCAATGTAGACAACAAATACCAAGAGGTCGTGCGGGAGGTCAATGTCCTGCAAAACGAGCTACCCGAAGATATTTTCAGCATCGAAATCCGAAAGGTAGACCCAAGTGATGTCAACATCTTGCAGGTGGCCTTGGTGAGCGAAAATGCCTCTTACCGACAGCTGAAAAAGGAAGCCGAAAACCTCAAAAACCAACTCGAAAAAGTAGTGGACTTGAAAAAAGTCAAGGTTTCGGGCGTGCCCGACGAGGAGGTCAGGATCGATTTACAATTGGATAAATTGGCCGAATACAACATCCCCCTCAACACCGTCTTGGGCAGCATTCAGAGCGAGGCCCTCAACATCCCCGGCGGCAGCCTGACGGCCAACACCAAGACCTTCAATGTCAAAACAAGTGGGAAGTTTGACAACATCGACCAAATCGCCAACATTGTTGTCAGCAGTGCCAACGGCAAGGCTATCCTCTTGCAAGAAGTCGCGACGATAGATTTTAGAAATGCGCAAGAGAAACACCTCACCCGCCTCAACGGCAGGCGCTGTGTGTTGGTCAATGCCGCCCAAAAAGTAGGCAGCAATATCGCAAGCACCCAAGCCAAGTATGAGCCGATTGTGGCCAATTTTGAAACCACACTGCCCCCCAACATCAAACTCTACAAACATTTTGACCAAGCCGACAATGTAGCCAAAAGACTATCGGGTTTGGGAACAGATTTTATGATTGCCATCGTGCTGGTGCTCTTTACGCTCGCCCCCTTGGGCTTTCGCGCCTCCTTGGTGGTGATGATTGCCATTCCGCTCTCGCTGGCCTTGGGCTTGGTAGGGTTAAATGCCTTTGGCATCTCGCTCAACCAACTGAGTATTGTGGGCTTGGTGGTTTCGCTAGGGCTGCTGGTAGACGATAGCATTGTCGTGGTAGAAAACATAGAGCGCTGGCTACGAGATGGTTATGAACGTAAAGAGGCGGCCATCAAAGCCACGGCGCAGATTACCATTCCCGTATTGGGCACTACGGCCACACTCGTGATTGCCTTCCTGCCCTTGGTGTTTTTGCCCGGCGGGCCGGGCGAATTTGTGAGAGGATTACCCTTGGCCGTTATTACAAGTGTAATGGCTTCGAGCTTGGTCTCATTGACGTTAGTACCATTTTTGGCGAGTAATTTCTTGAAAGAGCACCAAAACCCCGAAGGCAATATCTTTTTGAGATTGCTCAAAGGCGCTATCGGGGCGACTTATTCCAAGGTGATGAAGGTGGCGCTCCGCAATCCTGTGTTCACCCTAGGGCTGGCTTTTGGGATGTTTGTCGGCTCCCTGGCTCTGTTTCCCGTGATTGGCTTCAAGCTGTTCCCTACGTCCGAAAAGCCTATTTTCTTGATGAATATCAAGATGCCTTTGCAGACAAGCCTGCAAGAAAGCAGCCGCATTGCCAAGATGGTAGAAGACAGCCTCAGCAAGCACCCGCTCATTACCCATTTTACGAGCAATGTGGGCAAGGGCAACCCACAGATATACTACAACGTACCGCAGCAAGAGGAAAAATTTGACTTCGCCCAAGTCTTCATACAACTTGCACAAGACACCAAGCCTGTAGCCAAAACACAGCTCATCAACAGCTTACGCACACAGTTTGCCGATTTTCCCTATGCCAAGGTCGAAGTCAAAGACTTTGAGCAAGGCCCACCCATAGAAGCCCCCATTTCTATCCGGGTGATAGGCGATAATTTGGACACCCTTCGGAATCTATCTTTTGAGGTAGAAAAAATTTTGAGAACCCACACAGGCTCACTCTATGTCAATAATGAGCTCAACACCCTCAAAACAGACATCAAAATCAACCTCAACCGAGAAAAAGCCCGTACGCTAGGGGTCTTTAGCGCCGAGGTAGACAAAACCATCCGCCTGGCCGTAGCAGGGCTACAAATGGGTACTTATACCGACCAAGAGGGCGAAGAATACAATATCACCGTCAATGGGCCGAAGGACAAATTTGCCACCCTTGCCTCACTAAACAATCTCTTTGTAAACAATGCCGTAGGCACGGCCATTCCCCTGAGCCAAATTGCAAGCATTGATTTTGAAACCTCCCCCACCAATATCAACCATTTCAACAAAAACCGCTTTGTCAAAATCACCTCCTCCACCCAAAAGGGGGTGCTGGCCAACGATGTGCTCAAAGAAGTCATCCCCCAACTAGATGCGCTCAATATGCCCAAAGGCTACAGCTACAAGCTGGCCGGCGAAGCAGAGAGCGAGGGCGATGCCTTCGGCGGCAGCTTTGTTACGGTGATTCTACTGACGTTATTTCTGTTCATTGCCGTCCTTATTCTGCAATTCAAGACCTTCAAAGGCATGCTGATTGTCCTGTCGGTCATTCCGCTTGGGGTTATTGGCGGGGTAAGCCTGCTCTGGCTTACCGGTAACCCGATGTCGTTCATTGCCATCATTGGCTTTATTGGTTTGGCCGGGATAGAAGTCAAAAACTCGATTCTCTTGGTAGACTTCACCAACCAACTCCGACAAGAGGGCGTAGCCCTCAACACCGCCATCGAGCAGGCCGGGGAGCTACGCTTTCTGCCCGTAGTGCTGACTTCGCTCACTGCTATTGGTGGTTTGATTCCGCTGGCTGTCAATCCTAATCCCCAAATTTCTCCCTTGGCGATTGTCTTGATTGGAGGCTTGATTAGCTCTACGATTCTCTCACGCATCGTAACCCCCGTAATGTACAAACTCATCCCCCCAAAAATCACACAGGCCGCGCCCCCGCTCGGGTAG
- a CDS encoding efflux RND transporter periplasmic adaptor subunit — MTRVNFWCGLLFIGLVSLAACNAKNKASGLTEGEVIAVKTHPIAVANGKAVLVATGILSTQNQANYSFKIGGVIDRILVEEGQAFGRGQLLATLKLTEVSSGEVQAQLALEKAHRDHQRVKNLYADSVATLEQLQNTQTALEIAKKQLEAVSFNRQYAYIYAANSGFVRKKLASKGEVVSGGMPVLAINESRSQDWDFRVGLSDREWALVEIGNPCKVVLDAFPDKVFEGEVFRKSPAAEQGTGSFQVEIKINTANIKPALGMFGKASIATNRSSEYITIPYDALIEADGKNAFVFVPIDQKRVRKQAIQIESFDNEQVRVRSGLEGVREVVRSNSAFLNEDSHIKIVK, encoded by the coding sequence ATGACTAGAGTAAACTTTTGGTGCGGCCTGTTGTTCATCGGGCTTGTATCCTTGGCGGCGTGCAATGCCAAAAACAAGGCTTCCGGCCTCACAGAGGGCGAGGTCATCGCGGTCAAAACGCACCCCATTGCGGTGGCCAATGGCAAGGCGGTATTGGTGGCCACGGGCATCTTGTCTACCCAAAATCAGGCGAACTACAGCTTCAAAATCGGAGGGGTGATTGACCGAATTTTGGTGGAAGAGGGGCAGGCGTTTGGCCGGGGGCAATTGCTGGCTACGCTCAAGCTGACAGAAGTGTCGTCGGGGGAGGTGCAGGCGCAGCTGGCTTTAGAAAAAGCCCACCGCGACCACCAACGGGTTAAAAACCTCTATGCCGATAGTGTGGCGACCTTGGAGCAACTCCAAAATACCCAAACAGCTCTGGAGATAGCCAAAAAGCAGCTCGAAGCCGTGTCGTTCAACAGGCAATACGCCTACATCTATGCGGCCAATAGCGGGTTTGTGCGTAAAAAATTGGCCAGCAAAGGAGAGGTCGTCAGTGGGGGGATGCCCGTGTTGGCCATCAACGAAAGCCGCTCACAAGACTGGGACTTCAGAGTCGGGCTGTCGGACAGGGAGTGGGCTTTGGTAGAGATAGGCAATCCTTGTAAAGTAGTGTTAGATGCCTTTCCTGATAAAGTTTTTGAGGGAGAGGTATTCAGAAAATCGCCCGCCGCAGAGCAAGGCACGGGTTCTTTTCAGGTAGAAATAAAAATCAATACCGCCAATATCAAACCTGCCCTCGGGATGTTTGGCAAAGCAAGCATCGCCACCAACCGAAGCAGCGAGTACATCACCATTCCTTATGATGCGCTCATAGAAGCCGATGGCAAAAACGCCTTTGTGTTTGTGCCCATTGACCAAAAGCGCGTCCGCAAGCAGGCAATCCAAATAGAGAGCTTTGACAACGAACAGGTACGCGTCCGCTCCGGGCTCGAAGGAGTCAGGGAGGTGGTACGCAGCAACTCCGCTTTTCTGAATGAGGACTCCCATATCAAAATCGTAAAGTAA
- a CDS encoding TolC family protein, whose product MRTLISTLVFWMWLIQGYGQGLLEQYVEEALANNQSIAQQQFALEQSMYALQEAKTLFLPRVSFLTNYFLAGGGRTVDFPAGDLLNPTYNTLNQLTQSSNFPQLENQSILLNPHNFYDARFRTTIPLLNQEIGHNQRIKNHQVSLQQLEVDLYKRELVKEVKTAYFRYLQALGAIRIYEEALILAQRNKAVNESLFKNGKANRTALISAEHELVKLHAQAATATDNARNAQAYFNFLLNRPLEAEIVSEQAYTEVASLPNTALDLGGREELRKLRIAREINSEMAGLVKSEQAPKLSAFLDLGSQGFDWQLNNKTVYYFFGVSLEWNIFSFREHKHKTKQLKIAQQSLVAQNDYVEQQLQLQRLTTTNAYNTALAQYRANKSMQEYLSKYCDDLFKMYKEGQVLFIELLEAQHQLIQAEIQLSITLFDTHIQAAEVERVNSGYQLNQHNND is encoded by the coding sequence ATGAGAACACTCATCTCCACCTTGGTTTTTTGGATGTGGCTGATTCAGGGCTATGGTCAAGGCCTGCTTGAGCAGTATGTCGAGGAAGCGCTGGCCAACAACCAAAGCATTGCCCAGCAGCAGTTTGCCTTAGAGCAAAGTATGTATGCGCTACAAGAGGCCAAGACCTTGTTTTTGCCACGGGTCAGTTTTCTGACCAACTACTTCTTGGCCGGCGGGGGGCGTACGGTAGATTTTCCTGCCGGCGATTTGCTCAACCCGACCTACAATACGCTCAACCAATTGACACAAAGCAGTAATTTTCCGCAGCTCGAAAATCAAAGCATTCTGCTGAATCCCCACAACTTTTATGATGCCCGATTTCGCACGACCATACCGCTCCTCAACCAAGAGATTGGCCATAATCAGCGGATCAAAAACCATCAGGTTTCGCTTCAGCAGTTAGAGGTAGACTTGTACAAGCGGGAGTTGGTAAAGGAGGTAAAAACGGCTTATTTCCGCTACTTGCAAGCACTCGGTGCCATTCGGATATACGAAGAGGCACTCATACTGGCGCAGCGCAACAAGGCCGTCAATGAGTCTTTATTCAAAAATGGCAAGGCCAACCGTACGGCGCTCATCAGTGCAGAGCACGAGCTGGTGAAGTTGCACGCCCAAGCAGCTACCGCTACCGACAATGCCCGCAATGCGCAGGCTTATTTCAACTTTTTGCTCAACCGTCCTCTGGAGGCCGAAATTGTCAGTGAGCAAGCCTATACCGAGGTAGCGTCTTTGCCCAATACAGCGCTTGACCTTGGGGGCAGGGAGGAGTTGCGCAAACTGCGGATTGCACGAGAGATCAATTCTGAAATGGCGGGCTTGGTCAAGTCGGAGCAAGCGCCCAAACTCAGTGCCTTTTTGGATCTTGGCTCACAGGGCTTTGATTGGCAGCTCAACAACAAGACGGTATACTACTTTTTTGGGGTTTCGCTGGAGTGGAACATCTTCAGCTTTAGGGAGCACAAACACAAAACCAAGCAGCTCAAGATAGCGCAGCAGTCGCTGGTAGCACAAAACGACTATGTCGAGCAGCAACTCCAACTCCAACGCCTCACCACGACCAATGCGTACAACACCGCTCTGGCACAATACCGCGCCAACAAGAGTATGCAGGAGTATTTGTCGAAATACTGCGACGACCTCTTCAAAATGTACAAAGAGGGGCAAGTGCTTTTTATTGAGCTGCTGGAGGCACAACATCAGCTCATACAGGCAGAAATACAACTCAGCATCACCTTGTTTGACACACACATTCAGGCGGCTGAGGTAGAAAGGGTAAACTCAGGATATCAACTAAATCAACACAACAATGACTAG
- a CDS encoding TetR/AcrR family transcriptional regulator, translating into MGTAERKNREKAELRGLILKAARDLFVQKGIEQTTIRKIATAIDYSVGTVYVYFKDKNDILHALHTQGFGQLGNEMRTLHTIAEPMERLIALGKVYIKFALENPDMYELMFSLRAPIEFLESSHKECWNEGKATFDVLRTNVAQCLEAGYFKGQALEPLSFAIWSMVHGMASLHISQRTRGVNLMEPEVIINQAYEAFVLMIREQI; encoded by the coding sequence ATGGGAACAGCCGAGCGCAAGAACAGAGAAAAGGCCGAATTGAGGGGGCTTATTTTAAAGGCTGCAAGAGACCTCTTCGTGCAGAAAGGCATAGAGCAAACAACAATCCGCAAGATTGCCACCGCGATTGATTATAGCGTTGGGACGGTTTATGTCTATTTTAAGGACAAAAATGACATACTGCACGCATTACATACACAGGGGTTTGGCCAACTTGGCAATGAGATGCGGACTTTGCATACCATCGCCGAGCCGATGGAGCGTTTGATTGCGCTAGGGAAGGTATACATCAAGTTTGCGCTGGAAAACCCGGATATGTATGAGTTGATGTTTAGCCTCCGAGCACCTATCGAGTTTTTGGAGTCTTCTCACAAAGAGTGCTGGAATGAGGGCAAGGCCACTTTTGATGTCCTGCGGACAAACGTGGCACAGTGTCTTGAGGCAGGTTATTTTAAGGGGCAGGCGCTGGAGCCGCTTTCTTTTGCCATCTGGAGTATGGTACACGGGATGGCCTCGCTGCATATCAGCCAACGCACCAGAGGAGTCAATCTTATGGAGCCGGAAGTGATTATCAATCAAGCCTATGAGGCTTTTGTCCTGATGATTCGGGAGCAAATATAG
- a CDS encoding ABC transporter permease, which translates to MQHTDTSPQAEVLPSEQGWTEVIAPHAPWWDLRLGELWRYRDLILLFVWRDFVSVYKQTILGPLWHIIQPLTTTVVFVVVFGNIAGLSTDGQPAFLFYMAGVTIWNYFAGCLNRTSSTFVDNAAIFGKVYFPRMAVPLANVISGLLAFGIQLGVFLCLYAFFALRGEALQPNWWLLTLPYLVLMMALLGLGLGILISSLTTKYRDLTQLVGFGVQLLMYATPVIYPMSSLSPRWQQVMAFNPIAPIVEAFRYAFLGTGVFNASMLFYNAVVTVVILLLSLVLFNRVERNFMDTV; encoded by the coding sequence ATGCAACATACCGATACCTCTCCCCAAGCCGAAGTCTTGCCCTCAGAGCAAGGCTGGACTGAAGTCATCGCCCCACACGCCCCTTGGTGGGATCTGCGCTTGGGCGAGCTGTGGCGCTACCGCGATTTGATACTGCTCTTCGTCTGGCGCGACTTTGTATCGGTATACAAACAGACTATCCTCGGACCACTCTGGCATATCATCCAGCCCCTGACCACGACCGTGGTGTTTGTGGTAGTATTTGGCAATATTGCCGGGCTATCGACGGATGGGCAACCGGCCTTTTTGTTTTATATGGCCGGGGTTACGATTTGGAACTACTTTGCGGGCTGCCTCAACCGCACTTCCAGCACCTTTGTAGACAATGCTGCTATCTTCGGAAAAGTATACTTCCCTCGGATGGCCGTGCCTCTTGCCAATGTTATTTCGGGCTTGTTGGCCTTCGGTATTCAACTAGGCGTTTTTCTGTGTTTGTATGCCTTTTTTGCGCTGCGCGGTGAAGCATTGCAGCCCAATTGGTGGCTGCTGACCCTGCCTTACTTGGTGTTGATGATGGCCTTGCTAGGGCTGGGCTTGGGGATTCTGATTTCGTCCCTCACGACCAAATACCGTGATCTGACCCAGCTAGTAGGGTTTGGTGTGCAGCTATTGATGTATGCTACGCCAGTCATCTACCCAATGTCTTCGCTCTCGCCACGCTGGCAACAGGTAATGGCCTTCAACCCTATCGCCCCTATTGTAGAAGCCTTTCGGTATGCCTTTCTGGGCACGGGTGTGTTCAACGCCTCTATGTTGTTCTACAATGCTGTGGTTACGGTGGTCATACTGCTCCTCAGCCTCGTGCTTTTCAACCGAGTAGAGCGTAATTTTATGGATACGGTGTAA
- a CDS encoding leucine-rich repeat domain-containing protein — MEQHPTVAVLAAALSDTHTLVYTRKDCRSLPEELGSLQGLRLLNVSYNRLKTLPESLGALLELESLDISNNYFRNHLPAVVYRLERLRVLDVRFNKIRQLSEDIVQLQALESINLRSNELVELPQALGHLPELRAIDLQGNHLLDLSQMCLVLASLPQAFSLDLSNCHIQQLPDEFKRLRNLSHLNLSHNTSLDVEHSIELLSQLPQLRSLDLHNTCKSLPLNIAKLRALETLRFDQFGAHTDEVAKLPRLKHLIADHCGFQQLPEWVCRLETLETLDLSHNQLRHLPDSLRHCSQLRRLNLAHNLFEELPRCLMYLPLVLEGLSLDDNKPLNVRVHKRFLNKLYRMADNRPALRQWAFALWMGNLEIEHLPPLTCADLLPLMDLDFPYFQAGLDWLGHLIQPPTPWPTPDSGAVLYVVGQFRRFSAKALKQFLKQQGYTLSHQLSPKVTHVLAGGRVSATIQEALYKMPHLPIFLEYRITKAIDQAGFWQPLDDNASEKIQAFFDSNQAVNIRIGLQLLQPYRLPSKRCLDVLTYTFFSNDPLIRKEALKLFWRCYDAETQYQLMGYFNASKQQNKAFQRAGRRSLMEWVLREAQLDSLYFVERLYQVAHWGGDYILHVGGRFFDKVLQDKTAQSYEGTLFLQAIEYPLAEEMRAHPQITRLEILGGKPEAVLAPQGPVFSLPNLTYLRIEGNEFKDVPEQIGQLQGLNKLRIAETQLTHLPQNILQLASLEELSIYNNQLAHLPQNIGQLSQLRMIWAFSNQLQALPSSIGQLHKLQRLQLDWNQLQSLPEEIGELSQLVYLQLSWNQLSTLPESIGQLQYLEELTLLGNPIQQLPQSLLQLKSLRLLELSREIPMPLEERKAWLKAFETHLPQCKLTFRLV, encoded by the coding sequence ATGGAACAACACCCCACTGTGGCCGTTCTTGCAGCAGCGCTTTCCGATACCCATACCTTGGTTTATACGCGTAAAGATTGTCGTAGCCTGCCCGAAGAGTTGGGCAGCTTACAGGGGCTGAGGCTGCTCAATGTGAGCTATAACCGCCTGAAGACTTTGCCCGAAAGCTTGGGGGCGCTGCTCGAACTCGAATCGCTTGATATCAGTAATAATTATTTCAGAAACCATCTGCCGGCAGTTGTTTATAGGCTGGAGCGGCTACGGGTATTGGATGTGCGATTCAATAAAATCCGGCAGCTCAGCGAAGATATTGTTCAGTTGCAAGCTTTGGAATCTATCAATCTGCGCTCCAATGAACTGGTAGAGCTACCTCAGGCCTTGGGGCATCTGCCGGAGTTGCGGGCTATCGACTTACAAGGCAACCACCTGCTCGACCTTTCTCAGATGTGTTTGGTATTGGCCTCCCTGCCTCAGGCTTTCAGCCTTGATTTATCCAACTGTCATATCCAACAATTGCCCGATGAGTTTAAGCGCCTGCGCAACTTGTCACACCTTAACCTCAGCCACAACACTTCGCTCGATGTTGAGCACAGTATTGAGCTGCTGTCCCAACTACCTCAGCTGCGCTCCCTCGACCTACACAATACCTGCAAAAGCCTGCCTCTCAACATCGCCAAACTGAGGGCTTTGGAAACACTGCGGTTTGACCAATTTGGTGCCCATACCGATGAAGTGGCCAAGCTCCCTAGACTCAAACACCTGATTGCGGACCACTGCGGTTTTCAGCAGTTGCCCGAATGGGTTTGTAGGCTTGAAACACTCGAAACACTGGACTTGTCACACAACCAACTACGCCATCTGCCCGACAGCCTACGCCACTGTAGCCAGTTGCGGAGGTTGAATCTTGCACATAACTTATTTGAGGAGCTGCCCCGTTGCCTGATGTACCTCCCCTTGGTGTTGGAGGGGCTCTCCCTTGATGACAACAAACCCCTGAACGTACGGGTACACAAGCGTTTTTTGAATAAACTCTATCGTATGGCTGATAATCGTCCGGCGCTCCGACAGTGGGCTTTTGCCCTCTGGATGGGTAACTTGGAGATTGAGCACCTGCCCCCGTTGACTTGCGCGGACTTATTGCCACTGATGGACTTGGACTTTCCCTATTTTCAGGCAGGGTTGGATTGGCTCGGCCACCTGATACAACCGCCTACCCCTTGGCCCACACCCGATAGCGGCGCAGTCTTGTATGTGGTCGGGCAATTCAGGCGTTTTTCGGCCAAGGCTCTCAAACAATTCCTCAAACAACAGGGCTACACCCTCAGCCACCAACTCAGCCCCAAGGTTACTCACGTCTTGGCCGGCGGGCGTGTCAGTGCTACCATACAAGAGGCACTCTACAAAATGCCACATTTGCCCATATTCTTAGAATATCGCATTACCAAGGCCATTGACCAAGCTGGTTTTTGGCAACCCTTAGACGATAATGCTTCTGAGAAAATTCAGGCTTTCTTTGACAGTAACCAAGCTGTCAACATCCGTATTGGCCTACAGCTCTTACAGCCCTATAGGCTCCCCTCAAAACGCTGCCTCGATGTACTGACCTATACGTTCTTCAGCAACGACCCACTGATTCGTAAGGAGGCGCTAAAGCTTTTTTGGCGTTGTTATGATGCCGAAACGCAGTATCAGCTGATGGGCTACTTCAATGCCAGCAAACAACAAAATAAGGCTTTTCAGCGTGCCGGGCGCAGAAGCCTGATGGAGTGGGTCTTGAGGGAAGCTCAGCTCGACTCTCTCTACTTTGTAGAACGGCTCTACCAAGTAGCTCATTGGGGGGGAGATTATATCCTACATGTCGGGGGGCGGTTTTTTGACAAGGTACTCCAAGACAAAACCGCCCAAAGTTATGAAGGAACGCTGTTTTTGCAGGCAATAGAATATCCACTGGCCGAAGAAATGCGGGCACATCCCCAAATCACAAGGTTGGAGATTCTGGGAGGCAAGCCCGAAGCTGTACTCGCCCCCCAAGGCCCTGTATTCAGCCTACCCAACCTGACATACCTTCGCATAGAGGGCAATGAGTTTAAAGATGTGCCCGAACAAATAGGCCAACTACAAGGGCTCAACAAACTCCGGATTGCTGAAACTCAGCTAACGCATTTGCCCCAAAATATCTTACAACTCGCAAGCCTAGAGGAGTTGAGTATTTATAATAACCAACTGGCGCATTTGCCCCAAAATATAGGGCAATTGTCTCAACTACGGATGATTTGGGCTTTTTCGAACCAACTCCAAGCGCTGCCCTCAAGTATTGGGCAACTACACAAGCTACAACGCCTACAACTTGACTGGAACCAGCTCCAAAGTCTGCCCGAAGAGATAGGCGAGCTCTCACAATTAGTATATCTACAGTTGAGTTGGAATCAGCTGTCGACCCTGCCCGAAAGCATCGGCCAGCTCCAATACCTAGAGGAACTCACCCTACTGGGAAACCCCATCCAGCAGCTGCCCCAAAGTTTATTACAGCTCAAATCGCTGCGCTTGTTAGAGCTAAGCCGCGAAATACCAATGCCACTCGAAGAACGTAAAGCTTGGCTAAAAGCCTTTGAAACACACCTACCTCAGTGTAAGCTGACCTTTCGGTTGGTTTAG